The Aedes aegypti strain LVP_AGWG chromosome 3, AaegL5.0 Primary Assembly, whole genome shotgun sequence genome contains a region encoding:
- the LOC5579660 gene encoding dehydrogenase/reductase SDR family member 7 has translation MAFFFNFVAICTILYFLVRLVLWLVLDADIELFVLSKLGKPISSLKGKVVWITGASSGIGRDLAIALAKNGVRLCLSARNISELLKVKQDCIAQSNGTLGPNDVYVLQMDMLDVNHHNDYFNMVIDHFKTLDILVNNAGRSQRAEWNNINVKVDRELFELDVFAVVHLSRIALNFFIRNSIKGHLAVTSSTAGLIGAPNSASYTGAKHALHGYFETLRNEPFEVNITIFCPGPTATNFLQEAFTDTPGAKYNQSVRPEDKRMTSERCGYLYAVALANKTHLSWVGTFPINLILYIGCYYPNVKKLLLKIVGMRRLRQVRDSR, from the exons ATGGCTTTCTTCTTCAATTTCGTGGCCATCTGTACGATTCTCTACTTTCTGGTGCGGCTCGTTCTGTGGTTGGTACTCGATGCGGACATTGAACTCTTCGTGCTGTCCAAATTGGGCAAACCCATAT CCTCGCTGAAGGGAAAAGTCGTATGGATCACCGGAGCGTCGAGTGGCATTGGACGGGATTTGGCCATAGCGCTTGCGAAAAACGGCGTCCGATTGTGTTTATCAGCTCGAAACATTTCCGAACTGCTTAAGGTGAAGCAAGACTGCATAG CGCAATCCAATGGCACTCTCGGCCCGAACGATGTATACGTTCTTCAAATGGACATGCTGGACGTGAACCATCACAATGACTACTTCAACATGGTGATAGACCACTTCAAGACCCTGGACATCCTGGTGAACAACGCAGGGCGTTCGCAACGCGCAgaatggaacaacatcaacgtGAAAGTCGATCGCGAACTGTTTGAGCTGGATGTATTCGCCGTGGTGCATCTGTCGCGAATTGCTCTGAACTTTTTCATACGCAACTCGATTAAGGGTCACCTGGCTGTTACGAGCAGCACGGCCGGTTTAATAGGGGCGCCCAACTCGGCGAGTTACACCGGCGCAAAACATGCACTACAT GGTTACTTCGAGACGCTAAGAAACGAACCGTTTGAAGTGAACATAACGATATTTTGTCCAGGGCCAACGGCTACTAATTTTCTACAAGAAGCCTTCACCGATACACCTGGTGCG AAATACAACCAATCCGTCCGGCCAGAAGACAAACGCATGACTAGCGAAAGGTGCGGTTATCTGTACGCTGTCGCCTTGGCAAACAAAACACATCTCAGTTGGGTAGGGACTTTCCCCATAAATTTGATATTATACATTGGATGTTACTATCCGAACGTGAAGAAATT GTTGCTGAAAATCGTTGGCATGCGACGTCTCCGGCAGGTGCGAGACAGTCGATAG